The proteins below come from a single Garra rufa chromosome 25, GarRuf1.0, whole genome shotgun sequence genomic window:
- the rnft1 gene encoding E3 ubiquitin-protein ligase RNFT1, with protein MQTDPSPQGGNGLSLTLQPELLARMPGAGSSNRPETDEDVRVPIGSSSGSTNGRGATSRRLRAASHSHSHSHGHTHSHEHESDSSESDLESGESSSSLSELRYLLHWLKKSLPFIVILCAKLVIQHALGLSVAVGLFTTFMYVNKSIQTQVFLHDRRTKLHCAWLLLFLTSSSLLVFYTFHTQSLYRCLVFANATIDTQNFWEVLWSVGVTNFILKFFFMGLKCLILLLPSPLMTYRRRGQWYMLIEEVGQLYQVIAPVPLWFRYLVSYDEMDTSVGLTLGILLALLYLIMKLLALYGLSGSLQKTLRTFFSPEVNGVPASPAQVREAGDICPICQADFKQSRVLVCQHIFCEECIAQWLNQERTCPLCRTVITDKVHKWKDGATSAHLQIY; from the exons ATGCAAACCGATCCGAGCCCACAGGGAGGTAACGGGCTGTCATTAACCCTGCAGCCGGAGCTGCTCGCCCGAATGCCTGGGGCTGGAAGTTCCAACAGGCCAGAAACAGACGAGGACGTCCGGGTCCCTATCGGCAGCTCATCGGGGTCGACGAATGGACGTGGCGCGACCTCGCGGAGGCTGAGAGCAGCGAGCCACAGCCACTCCCATTCTCACGGACACACGCACAGCCACGAGCATGAGTCGGACAGCAGCGAGTCTGACCTGGAATCCGGAGAATCCAGCAGCTCATTATCAGAGCTTCGCTACCTCCTCCACTGGCTTAAGAAAAGTCTTCCTTTCATAGTCATTCTCTGTGCGAAACTAGTCATTCAGCATGCCCTGG GTCTGTCTGTCGCAGTTGGTCTGTTTACCACCTTTATGTATGTCAACAAAAGCATTCAGACACAAGTCTTTCTCCAT GACCGAAGGACAAAGTTGCATTGTGCATGGCTCTTGCTGTTCCTCACCTCCTCCAGTCTCCTCGTGTTCTACACTTTTCACACTCAGTCACTTTATCGCTG TCTCGTTTTTGCCAACGCTACAATAGATACTCAAAACTTCTGGGAGGTTTTATGGAGCGTTGGTGTGACTAACTTCATTCTGAAGTTTTTCTTTATGGGTCTCAAGTGTCTTATTCTCCTCCTCCCCTCCCCGCTCATGACATACCGGCGAAGG GGTCAGTGGTACATGCTCATAGAGGAGGTGGGTCAGCTGTATCAGGTGATCGCTCCTGTCCCGCTTTGGTTCCGATATCTGGTCAGCTACGATGAGATGGACACCTCAGTAGGTCTGACTCTGGGAATCCTGCTAGCCTTGCTCTACCTCATAATGAAG CTTCTAGCCTTGTATGGACTGTCAGGATCATTGCAAAAAACATTACGGACTTTTTTCAGTCCTGAG GTGAATGGAGTTCCAGCCAGTCCTGCTCAGGTTAGAGAGGCAGGTGACATTTGTCCGATCTGTCAGGCTGATTTTAAGCAGTCTCGGGTCCTCGTGTGTCAG CATATCTTCTGTGAGGAGTGCATCGCCCAGTGGCTTAACCAGGAGAGGACCTGCCCTCTCTGCCGCACTGTCATCACAGACAAAGTGCATAAGTGGAAAGATGGCGCAACATCAGCTCATTTACAAATCTACTGA